The genomic interval GCAGTGCCGGTGACATTTGTCACGGATGGGCGGCGGGGCTTGCGTTGACCGCGTGTTCAGCGATTCACGGGCCGGCCGGGGCAGGCGCCATGGTTCACAAGGGGCAGTGGTACAGGCCCTGGCAGGAGGCGGAGCACGCCAGGTCCGATTGCTTTGATTTTGATAGCTGCCAGCGCTTTACCATCAAGCGTCAGAGGCATATTGGGTCGCAGATTCAACTACAAAGTGCACCGAATTTCAGTGTAACGGACGAATCTTCAAGCCCATGAACACCTCGTGGGGAGTGCGGTAGTTGAGGCACTTGCGGGGTCGGTGGTTGAGCCGGTAGAGCGCATCGTCAACTTCGTGCTGCGAGACCCGGCGCAGGTTGGTGCACTTGGGGAAATACTGGCGTAACAGGCCATTGGTGTTCTCGTTGAGCCCACGCTCCCATGAGTGGTAGGGATGCGCGAAGTACACATCCGCCCCCAGACTGGCGGCGATGAATGCATGCTCAGCAAACTCCTTGCCATTGTCGAACGTGATCGTTTCGCACAGGTGTTTGTGAGGTCGCAGCAGTGCGATCACAGCCTCGGTCACCCCTGCGCTGTGGCGCGAGTCCAGTTGCTGCGCCAGTGTGTAGCGGGACTTGCGCTCCACCAAGGTCACCAGTACCCCTTGGTGGCCCTTGCCGACCACGGTGTCACCCTCCCAGTCACCTATGCGGCTGCGTGCGTCAACGATGGCGGGGCGCTGCTCTATGCAGAGCCGATCTTTGAGTGTGCCGCGCCGCTCTTGTCCGCTGCCGTAGCGCTTGCGTCGCACCTTCTGGCAGCGCAGGTGTTTGATCAGCTCACCGCCTTTGCGTTTGTCGTCATAGATGTGCTGGTAGATGCATTCGTGGCTGATGGTCAGCACGCCCTCCAGCCGCAGCCGTCCGCTGACCTGCTCGGGAGAGAGCTCAAGGCGCAGAT from Acidovorax sp. FHTAMBA carries:
- a CDS encoding IS30 family transposase; this encodes MTYTHLTREERYQIHALRRQNISLAVIAAQLNRSRSTITRELNRNAGAQGYKPARAHERARARQRARRNARQFNAQQWSQVHRYLRLELSPEQVSGRLRLEGVLTISHECIYQHIYDDKRKGGELIKHLRCQKVRRKRYGSGQERRGTLKDRLCIEQRPAIVDARSRIGDWEGDTVVGKGHQGVLVTLVERKSRYTLAQQLDSRHSAGVTEAVIALLRPHKHLCETITFDNGKEFAEHAFIAASLGADVYFAHPYHSWERGLNENTNGLLRQYFPKCTNLRRVSQHEVDDALYRLNHRPRKCLNYRTPHEVFMGLKIRPLH